The Candidatus Methylomirabilota bacterium nucleotide sequence GAAGAATCGGTCCGCCGCGTTCAGGGGGCGCTCAACACGTTCCGCGCTCAGCTGGGCATCCCGACCACGACGGGGCGTCCGGGCCCCGTGCCCGACGTGATCGACGAGGCCTTCGAGGTCATCCTCGAGGAGCGGGTGCCGGTGTGGAGCATCGGGCTCGGCAACCCGGGACGCGAGATGGTCGCCCGCTGCCGCGAGCGGGGCGTCAAGGTCATCGCCATGGTGGCGACGGTGGACGACGCCCGCGCCGTGGCGGCCTCGGGCGTGGACGCGGTCGTCGCGCAGGGCAGCGAGGCGGGCGGCCACCGCTCGACCTGGGTCAAGCCCGCCTCGCGGGAAGCGGCCCAGGTGGGCGCCATGGCGCTCATTCCCCAGATCGTGGACGCCGTGGATCTCCCCGTCATCGCCGCGGGCGGCATCGCCGACGGCCGCGGCATCGTCGCGGCGCTCGCGCTGGGAGCGGTCGGCGCGCTGCTCGGGACCCGCTTCGTGGCGACGCGTGACTCGGCGGCCGCCGAGTTCTGGAAAAAAGCGCTCCTCGAACAGGGCAGCGACGCGACCACGGTAACGGACGCCTTCACCGGGCTCTACGCGCGCACGCTCAGGAACGCGTTCACCGATGGGTACGCGGCCTCGGACGCGCCTGTCCTGCCGGCCCTGCTCCAGTTGAACGCGGCGCAAGACATCTTTGCCGCCGCGACCCAGCAGCAGAACCGCGAGTACTCTCCCATGCACGCGGGGCAGAGCGTCGGCATGATCCACGATCTGCCGGGCGCCTCGGAGGTCGTGGAGACCCTGGTGCGCGAGGCGCGTGCGGCCCTGCGGGCGCTGGGCGAACGGGTCCAGCTGGGGTGAGCGCGGCCCGCCGCTCCATGGTCTTCTACGACGGCGGGTGCGGGCTCTGCCACCGCACCGTCCGCTTCGCGATCGCGCGCGACCGGGACGGCTCCCGCTTCCGCTTCGCCGCGCTCGGCAGCGAGGCCTTCCGCCGCCTCGTGCCCGAGGCTGTGCGGGCGGGGCTGCCGGACAGCATCGTGGTCCTCACCGCCGACGGCACGCTCCTCGCGCGGAGCGCGGCCGTGATCCACATCCTGGAGCGAATCGGCTGGCCGTGGCGGCTACTGGGAGGACTCCTCGCGCTGGTGCCGAAGGGGATCCGGGACCTCGGTTACGACGGGATCGCGCGCGTGCGCTACCGGCTCTTCAGAAGACCAACAGATACCTGCCCCGTCACCCCACCCGAGCTGCGGGCGCGATTTGAGGACTGACGCGGGTTAGCTGCCGCTGAGAAGAGCCTTGTACATCTCCTGACCCACTGCCGAGATATCTGTGCGCGTCTC carries:
- a CDS encoding DCC1-like thiol-disulfide oxidoreductase family protein, which gives rise to MSAARRSMVFYDGGCGLCHRTVRFAIARDRDGSRFRFAALGSEAFRRLVPEAVRAGLPDSIVVLTADGTLLARSAAVIHILERIGWPWRLLGGLLALVPKGIRDLGYDGIARVRYRLFRRPTDTCPVTPPELRARFED
- a CDS encoding nitronate monooxygenase yields the protein MDRLRTSLCDLLKIEYPILQSGMGSVAGPELVAEVSRAGGLGILAGLRLSAAELRKGIRRVRELTDHPFGVNLWLHTQIRPPVDPAALSEESVRRVQGALNTFRAQLGIPTTTGRPGPVPDVIDEAFEVILEERVPVWSIGLGNPGREMVARCRERGVKVIAMVATVDDARAVAASGVDAVVAQGSEAGGHRSTWVKPASREAAQVGAMALIPQIVDAVDLPVIAAGGIADGRGIVAALALGAVGALLGTRFVATRDSAAAEFWKKALLEQGSDATTVTDAFTGLYARTLRNAFTDGYAASDAPVLPALLQLNAAQDIFAAATQQQNREYSPMHAGQSVGMIHDLPGASEVVETLVREARAALRALGERVQLG